The Plectropomus leopardus isolate mb chromosome 15, YSFRI_Pleo_2.0, whole genome shotgun sequence genome has a segment encoding these proteins:
- the phf3 gene encoding PHD finger protein 3, translated as MDIVDTFNHLIPSDQLDDTLIAGQNLECEGSNEFGTGHPLEDSLKNMLSDKDPMFGCASSQFNLLDNEDPAFPIAGSTGLADGSAPSGLGSELTVGETTQVSRPVGKQKKRPRYSDDEYCSDPQPSAASNNNMNRARSLRKPANRLRKSFLIEKGVKGAQLKRELTLGGRINVNDLERGIWLNPSVVLRRLTVTIAGFRIELLPGPSYTQTVAASESVCLDDGFSYAGDIGFTVLQDEAVSVQNPTPEDVAEADDIKKSSSEDAALGLGPYVNPNDVQTSSGTLMGSACTQETKLNNQGVPKKQKPVSKVKTDIKEPQNTEDKINTVSSKTEDKEKQQMVAKTLLKSKQGLTPNKNKDLVSAKPNNMIQGHKVSPNMPSKIQREDLHKMKSQKEKKEISPLKRPAENTQVEHANKMQKMQGTGESKVKPKSPSTPSPVMKKNPSSANRVDQQGPAKHPSNVSKVESSNPTHSRPSYSLKLPEEGQEKPKLKKPEKILQRQKSKTSRSISVEEPQLFIPDNAPVVKKETAEEQAANSESVWDGNNCCGQCKKHHNNMFMVGCGRCDDWFHGDCVGLDLTKVREMEEEDQMYVCLKCCEEESKKVEPEPLDADKLEAPAKTEVQDLKQPPQPQPGPSQTQASWGVRPVRKEPDRRQSTDARETAHKTGFYLKQETKSKTSSSVSKKPVSVEAIRRSVRDSLKEILIQRLKESDLNVSVERASEVAKKTERELFHLYKDTDNKYKNKYRSLMFNLKDTKNNVLFKRVLKGEISPGNLIRMSPEELASKELAAWRQRENRHTIEMIEKEQREAERRPITKITHKGEIEIESQEPVKEPVKAPEPVELKSPAKLTEVSAEPPKTPENKTESTKMEKDTTSQHKSHLFDLHCKICTGRMAPPVEEAPTKVIKVATTVVRRQSTKAEETKSTTPAIDDDLHLTVLEESFRNAQSVYEGRSDHITGRDEEAAFLSNLKSLWRGFIHMHSVAKFVTKAFPVSGVLDSLTEDLPDSIQVGGRISPQTVWDYLEKIRATGTKEVCLIRFSPETEEDEISYTLLYAYFSSRRRFGVVSNNLKQVKDMYLIPLGATEKVPHQLVPFDGPGLENNHANLLLGLIIRQRPKRDFLPVDMNESARIIPEIPPITITTKETRDTEEDEKIFLSTLTTAHKKEKDKPLNSAEDVDEPVTEPLEEPSASEETNNQEPRKPLRFLPGVLVGWGGELPPLPDVGGKPATTADDTQKTQPAPKTEASTGNSKSPTAAAPRERFVIKKKETKPVKAEQELSNPTDTSAANNSSAKDAAVVTHGALVSLKDKPPDVSTEAFLASLSAAPSETETNSAASANKGDAGLLSETEKASSEEDPLSQSKSQAAPAHTNSSKPPLSGILKKSSAYCSASEDKTTVQQKDKASQPAPSSPKPVPVLSSTRNEPVTLFHQGYLQLSQPKKKTEEEKQTTIRSFSCEEEDAGLSQAGATVTQTVYPPSVQEPQAACYTEASELDHNSAMTPVLPVYNSAAPIPSQQQQQPQVPGSYDYPTGPPQHSFSSLHTQDQNHSTPWAQDSTSYAFPGLQSQYAESYPEPAGRPPSLAKDYKRLDERYSDPWERPRTTEDRDQHERRHSHHRDTHHAKKSRHHGRERDKKHERSRDREKSRHHGHSDDRYGEKRKERHHSDDHSSRHKDRHRHRRDSDYENGRRSSKDS; from the exons ATGGATATTGTGGACACCTTTAACCATTTAATACCCAGTGATCAGTTGGACGACACCCTGATAGCAGGACAGAATTTGGAATGTGAAGGCAGTAATGAGTTTGGGACAGGACACCCGCTGGAAGATTCACTGAAGAACATGCTCAGTGACAAAGACCCCATGTTTGGATGTGCAAGCTCTCAGTTCAATCTGCTAGACAATGAGGACCCCGCTTTTCCGATCGCTGGCTCTACAG GTCTTGCCGATGGTTCAGCACCCTCAGGCCTCGGGAGTGAACTGACAGTTGGAGAAACAACACAAGTTAGTAGACCTGTTGGCAAGCAAAAGAAACGTCCACGTTATTCAGATGACG AGTACTGCAGTGATCCACAGCCTTCAGCTGCATCCAACAACAACATGAACCGAGCACGATCATTAAGGAAACCAGCTAACAGGCTACGGAAGTCATTTCTTATTGAGAAAGGAGTTAAAGGCGCCCAGCTGAAGAGAGAACTTACTCTGGGGGGGCGCATTAATGTCAATGATCTTGAACGTGGAATATGGCTGAATCCTTCTGTTGTATTGAGACGATTGACAGTCACAATTGCAGGATTTAGGATTGAACTTCTTCCAGGACCATCTTACACACAAACTGTTGCAGCGAGCGAGTCTGTGTGCCTTGACGATGGTTTTTCGTATGCTGGGGACATTGGGTTTACCGTGTTGCAAGATGAAGCTGTCAGTGTACAGAATCCCACACCCGAGGATGTGGCGGAGGCGGATGATATCAAGAAGAGCTCTTCTGAGGATGCAGCCCTAGGACTGGGCCCGTATGTGAATCCTAACGACGTGCAGACCTCCAGCGGGACATTAATGGGGAGTGCATGCACTCAAGAGACAAAACTTAACAATCAGGGTGTTCCTAAGAAGCAAAAGCCAGTCAGTAAAgtaaaaactgacattaaagaGCCACAAAACACAGAGGATAAAATAAACACTGTTAGTAGTAAGACTGAGGATaaggaaaaacaacagatgGTGGCAAAAACACTGCTCAAGTCGAAACAAGGACTGACTCCTAACAAGAATAAGGACTTGGTTTCAGCTAAGCCAAACAACATGATACAGGGACACAAAGTATCCCCAAACATGCcatccaaaatccaaagagAAGACCTGCACAAAATGAAAtctcaaaaagaaaagaaagaaatttcacCTTTAAAAAGGCCCGCGGAAAACACCCAAGTTGAGCATgctaataaaatgcaaaaaatgcaggGCACAGGGGAGAgtaaagtgaagccaaaatcgCCAAGTACACCCAGCCCTGTAATGAAGAAGAACCCGTCATCCGCCAACCGTGTTGATCAGCAGGGACCAGCCAAACATCCTTCCAATGTCTCCAAAGTTGAGAGCTCTAACCCGACGCACAGCCGTCCAAGCTATTCTTTAAAACTGCCCGAAGAAGGACAGGAAAAGCCCAAACtaaaaaagccagaaaagatccttcaaagacagaaaagtaaaacttCAAGAAGCATCTCTGTGGAGGAGCCGCAGCTGTTTATTCCAGATAACGCTCCTGTTGTGAAGAAGGAAACTGCTGAGGAGCAAGCTGCTAACAGCGAGAGTGTATGGGATGGAAACAACTGTTGTGGCcagtgcaaaaaacaccataataacat GTTCATGGTAGGCTGCGGTCGCTGTGATGACTGGTTCCACGGCGACTGTGTTGGCCTCGACCTGACAAAGGTACGTgaaatggaggaggaggaccagATGTACGTGTGCTTGAAGTGCTGTGAGGAGGAAAGCAAAAAGGTGGAGCCCGAGCCCTTAGATGCAGACAAACTAGAGGCTCCAGCAAAGACCGAGGTTCAGGATCTGAAGCAACCTCCTCAGCCTCAACCGGGTCCATCCCAGACACAGGCATCATGGGGCGTCAGACCAGTAAGAAAG GAGCCTGATAGAAGGCAGTCCACAGATGCCAGAGAAACCGCTCATAAAACAG GTTTTTACCTGaaacaagagacaaaaagtAAGACTTCATCCTCAGTTTCAAAGAAACCTGTGTCTGTGGAGGCAATCAGGAGAAGTGTGCGTGATTCTCTGAAAGAAATCCTCATACAGAG GTTGAAGGAGTCTGATTTGAACGTCTCGGTGGAGAGGGCCTCTGAAGTTGccaagaagacagagagagagctttTTCACTTGTATAAAGACACTGACAACAAATACAAGAACAAATACAGAAGCTTAATGTTTAACCTCAAAGATACTAAAAATAAT GTTCTCTTTAAGAGAGTTCTCAAAGGGGAAATTTCTCCTGGTAACCTTATTCGAATGAGCCCCGAGGAACTGGCCTCGAAAGAGTTAGCTGCTTGGCGACAAAGGGAGAACAGACAT ACTATTGAGATGAttgaaaaagaacaaagagaggcagagaggcggCCAATCACTAAGATCACACACAAAGGTGAAATTGAAATCGAGAGCCAAGAACCGGTGAAGGAACCAGTGAAGGCACCAGAACCTGTAGAG CTGAAGTCTCCTGCCAAATTGACGGAAGTCTCAGCAGAACCTCCAAAAACCCCTGAGAATAAAACTGAAAGTACGAAGATGGAGAAAGACACCACCAGCCAACACAAGTCTCACTTATTTGACCTGCACTGCAAAATCTGCACAG gtCGTATGGCGCCCCCTGTGGAGGAGGCACCAACCAAAGTGATCAAAGTTGCCACAACAGTGGTTAGGAGACAGTCCACTAAAGCAGAAGAGACAAAGAGCACAACACCTGCAATTGATGACGACCTGCACCTCACTGTTTTAGAGGAGAGCTTCCGAAATGCTCAGTCAGTCTATGAAGGGAG GTCCGATCATATAACTGGAAGAGATGAAGAGGCTGCTTTCCTTTCCAATTTGAAGTCTCTGTGGCGAGGATTTATTCATATGCACTCTGTTGCAAAGTTTGTGACAAAGGCTTTTCCCGTCTCTGGAGTTCTGGACAGCTTGACTGAG GACCTCCCAGATAGTATTCAAGTTGGTGGAAGGATAAGTCCACAGACAGTGTGGGACTACTTGGAGAAGATCCGGGCAACTGGAACAAAA gaggtgTGTCTGATTCGCTTCTCCCCTGAGACGGAAGAAGATGAGATCTCCTATACTCTTCTGTATGCCTACTTCAGCAGTCGCAGGCGATTTGGGGTGGTGTCCAATAACCTGAAACAAGTGAAGGACATGTACCTCATTCCCTTGGGCGCCACTGAAAAAGTTCCACATCAGCTAGTTCCCTTTGATGGGCCAG GTTTAGAAAACAACCATGCCAACCTTCTCCTTGGACTTATAATTCGTCAGAGACCTAAAAGGGATTTCCTTCCCGTGGACATGAATGAAAGTGCGAGGATTATTCCTGAAATCCCACCCATCACCATTACTACAAAAGAaaccagagacacagaggaggatgAGAAAATTTTCCTCTCTACTTTGACTACTGCACATAAAAAAGAGAAGGACAAACCACTTAACTCTGCTGAAGACGTTGATGAGCCAGTAACAGAGCCTCTTGAAGAACCATCTGCATCAGAGGAGACCAACAATCAGGAACCCAGAAAACCACTGCGCTTCCTTCCAGGTGTGTTAGTCGGCTGGGGTGGGGAGTTGCCACCTCTGCCAGATGTTGGGGGCAAACCTGCAACAACAGCGGATGACACCCAGAAGACCCAACCAGCTCCCAAAACAGAGGCATCAACCGGAAACTCGAAAAGTCCAACAGCTGCTGCACCACGAGAGCGCTTTGTCATCAAgaagaaagaaaccaaacctGTTAAAGCTGAACAGGAGCTCTCCAACCCGACGGATACATCTGCTGCGAACAACTCATCAGCAAAGGATGCTGCAGTGGTGACCCATGGTGCCCTCGTCTCTCTGAAAGATAAGCCTCCAGATGTATCGACTGAAGCGTTCCTGGCAAGCTTGTCAGCAGCTCCAAGCGAGACTGAAACTAACAGCGCCGCATCTGCAAACAAAGGCGATGCCGGCCTTTTGtctgaaactgaaaaagcaTCGTCTGAAGAGGATCCTTTGTCGCAGTCGAAATCCCAGGCTGCTCCGGCTCACACTAATAGCTCAAAACCTCCTTTAAGTGGAATACTGAAAAAATCTTCAGCGTATTGCAGTGCGAGTGAAGATAAAACAACAGTGCAACAAAAGGATAAAGCCAGCCAGCCAGCTCCTTCGAGTCCTAAACCCGTTCCTGTGTTGAGCAGCACTAGAAACGAGCCTGTTACACTGTTTCACCAAGGATATTTACAGCTTTCTCAGcctaagaaaaaaacagaagaagaaaagcaaacaacTATTCGATCATTCTCGTGTGAAGAGGAGGATGCTGGCTTGTCTCAGGCTGGTGCTACAGTAACTCAGACAGTATATCCTCCTTCAGTCCAAGAACCACAAGCAGCATGTTACACAGAAGCCTCCGAGCTCGACCACAACTCGGCAATGACACCAGTTCTCCCAGTATACAACAGTGCTGCACCTATcccatcacagcagcagcaacagcctCAGGTACCTGGCAGCTACGACTACCCAACTGGCCCACCTCAACACTCTTTCTCTAGCCTACACACGCAGGATCAGAACCACAGCACACCGTGGGCTCAGGACAGCACCTCATACGCTTTTCCCGGACTTCAATCACAGTACGCCGAGAGCTACCCCGAACCAGCTGGCCGACCTCCGTCACTGGCCAAAGACTACAAACGCCTAGATGAGCGGTACAGCGACCCGTGGGAGAGGCCGCGAACAACGGAGGACCGAGACCAGCACGAGAGGAGGCACAGCCATCACAGGGACACGCATCACGCGAAAAAGAGCAGGCACCACGGCCGAGAGCGGGATAAAAAGCACGAACGCAGCCGCGACAGAGAAAAGAGCAGGCACCATGGACACTCAGACGACCGCTATGgtgagaaaaggaaagagagacacCACAGCGATGATCACAGCAGCCGTCACaaggacagacacagacacagacggGACTCTGATTATGAGAACGGGCGGAGAAGTTCTAAAGACagttaa